In the genome of Myxococcus stipitatus, one region contains:
- a CDS encoding endonuclease: MTTRTGTPARWSVLLVALTAVLTSTSALAADEVRLLKAVSTVSSYRGNTWQDVTYLLVVKNLAYEKQVVIHDKQPDGSWLDLSASYAGGAGPGQELWKVTRQYQSWGTAPQPTRDLEFVARLTVNGQTYWDNNAGANYHLGRADGPLLPRVNVLVATSVWQSNGDVDIGIDVKNLAYSKSVTVVYSTDDWATSHEVAASFVPGYSAGYAYVASPNAQNVERWQARIPPGSGTPRYYIRYQVGGQTYWDSHFGQNYPPIYPPL; encoded by the coding sequence ATGACGACTCGAACCGGTACTCCAGCCCGATGGAGCGTGCTGCTGGTGGCGCTGACGGCGGTGCTCACCTCCACCTCCGCGCTCGCCGCGGACGAGGTGCGCCTGCTCAAGGCGGTGAGCACGGTGTCCAGCTACCGCGGCAACACGTGGCAGGACGTCACCTACCTGCTGGTGGTGAAGAACCTGGCCTACGAGAAGCAGGTCGTCATCCATGACAAGCAGCCGGATGGCTCATGGCTGGACTTGTCCGCCAGCTACGCGGGCGGCGCGGGCCCGGGCCAGGAGCTGTGGAAGGTGACGCGGCAGTACCAGAGCTGGGGCACGGCGCCTCAGCCGACGCGCGACCTGGAGTTCGTCGCGCGGCTCACGGTGAATGGGCAGACGTATTGGGACAACAACGCGGGCGCCAACTACCACCTGGGCCGCGCGGACGGGCCGCTCCTGCCTCGGGTGAACGTGCTGGTGGCGACCAGCGTCTGGCAGTCCAACGGCGACGTGGACATCGGTATCGACGTGAAGAACCTCGCCTATTCCAAGAGCGTCACTGTCGTCTACAGCACGGACGACTGGGCGACGTCGCACGAGGTCGCCGCCTCCTTCGTCCCGGGCTACTCCGCAGGTTATGCGTATGTCGCGAGTCCCAACGCGCAGAACGTGGAGCGGTGGCAGGCCCGCATCCCGCCCGGGTCCGGCACACCTCGCTACTACATCCGCTACCAGGTGGGCGGCCAGACGTACTGGGACAGCCACTTCGGCCAGAACTACCCACCCATCTACCCTCCCCTGTAA